The proteins below come from a single Triticum aestivum cultivar Chinese Spring chromosome 5D, IWGSC CS RefSeq v2.1, whole genome shotgun sequence genomic window:
- the LOC123122282 gene encoding cytochrome P450 71A1, whose product MSPYAVLVAVLLTFCYVVWKARGSRSGKLPPSPPSRPLLGHLHLLGRHPHRSLRELHARYGTDGGLLLLQLGRRRTLVVSTAAAAAGLYKNHDLAFASRVPSAPADKLTYGSTNVSFAPYGDAWRRSKKMAVVHLLSPRRADSFAPVRAAEAAALVAGVRRAAEAGEIVELRELLSAYSNAVVTRATTGAAGATAEKLKKLLGNSAAIMSGLQADDVLPDAAAKVVRWATGLEKRLDAELEQWDKFLSEIIAEHLEKKPDNGAGEESFLDVLLRLREEGAAGLELTNDRIKSLIKDMIAGGTDTASVTLEWAMAELVGNPRAIAKLQDEIDRVTEGKPTIEEDDLSRMEYLRAVLKEVLRLHPAAPLLIPHQSTTAAVVQGYEIPAETALFVNAWAIGRDPAAWGATAEEFWPERFLGGGSAQGVDLRGNDYQLLPFGAGRRLCPGISFAMPVLEIALCSLVRHFDWEIPAEARLDMNEAPGLITPPLAPLRLVPKCRRQQ is encoded by the exons ATGTCTCCGTACGCCGTCCTCGTCGCGGTGCTCTTGACCTTCTGCTACGTCGTTTGGAAGGCTCGAGGCAGCAGAAGTGGCAAGCtcccgccctcgccgccgtcgcgTCCGCTGCTCGGCCacctccacctccttggccgccacccgcaCCGCTCCTTGCGCGAGCTGCACGCTCGGTACGGCACCGATGGCGGCCTCCTGCTGTTGCAGCTCGGGCGCAGGCGGACGCTGGTGGTTTccacggcggccgcggcggcgggcctGTACAAGAACCACGACCTCGCCTTCGCCTCCCGCGTGCCCAGCGCGCCGGCCGACAAGCTGACGTACGGCTCCACCAACGTCTCCTTCGCACCCTACGGCGACGCCTGGCGCCGCAGCAAGAAGATGGCCGTCGTCCACCTCCTCTCCCCGCGCCGTGCCGACTCGTTCGCCCCCGTGCGGGCCGCCGAGgcggccgccctcgtcgccgggGTGCGCCGCGCCGCGGAGGCGGGTGAGATTGTGGAGCTGAGGGAGCTCCTGTCCGCCTACAGCAACGCGGTGGTCACCCGCGCGACCACCGGCGCCGCAGGTGCCACGGCCGAGAAGCTAAAAAAGCTTTTGGGTAACTCCGCAGCGATCATGTCGGGGCTCCAGGCGGATGACGTGCTCCCCGACGCGGCGGCGAAGGTGGTTAGGTGGGCGACGGGTCTCGAGAAGAGGCTCGACGCCGAGCTCGAACAGTGGGACAAGTTCCTATCAGAGATAATCGCAGAGCACCTTGAGAAGAAGCCAGACAACGGCGCAGGGGAGGAGAGCTTCCTCGACGTCCTGCTGCGGCTTAGGGAAGAAGGCGCCGCCGGACTCGAGCTCACCAACGATCGCATCAAAAGCCTCATCAAG GACATGATAGCCGGCGGGACAGACACAGCATCGGTCACGTTGGAATGGGCCATGGCGGAGCTCGTCGGGAACCCGCGGGCAATAGCCAAGCTGCAGGACGAGATAGATCGAGTCACCGAAGGCAAACCGACCATCGAGGAAGACGACCTGAGCAGGATGGAGTACCTCAGGGCGGTGCTGAAGGAGGTGCTCCGGCTCCACCCGGCGGCACCGCTCCTCATCCCGCACCAGTCGACGACCGCGGCGGTCGTGCAGGGCTACGAGATCCCAGCTGAGACTGCGCTCTTCGTCAACGCGTGGGCGATCGGGAGGGACCCGGCGGCGTGGGGAGCAACGGCGGAGGAGTTCTGGCCGGAGCGATTCCTGGGCGGCGGCAGCGCGCAGGGCGTGGACCTGCGGGGGAACGACTACCAGCTCCTCCCGTTCGGCGCCGGCCGGCGGCTCTGCCCCGGCATCAGCTTCGCGATGCCGGTGCTGGAGATCGCGCTCTGCAGCCTTGTGCGCCACTTCGACTGGGAAATCCCCGCCGAGGCACGTCTAGACATGAACGAGGCGCCGGGACTGATCACGCCGCCGCTGGCTCCGCTGCGCCTTGTCCCCAAGTGCAGGAGGCAGCAGTAG
- the LOC123122283 gene encoding cytochrome P450 71A1: MSPYAVLAAVLLAFCYAVWKARGGGGSSRLPPSPPSRPLLGHLHLLGRLPHRSLRDLHARYGTDGGLLLLQLGRRRTLVVSTAAAAADLYKNHDLAFASRVPSAPVDKLTYGSINVSFSPYGDAWRRSKKMAVVHLLSPRRVDSFASVRAVEVAALVAGARRAAEAGEIVELRELLCAYSNAVVTRATTGAAGATAEKLKQLLGNSAAFMSGLQAEDVLPGAAAKVVRWATGLEKRLDAELELWDKFLSETIAEHLEKKKCDGSAGEEDFLDVLLRLREEGTAGLELTDDRIKSIIKDIIAAGTDTSSLTLEWAMAELVGNPQAMAKLQDEVTRATEGKPTIEEDDLRRMEYLKAVLKEVLRLHPAAPLLVPHQSTTTAVVQGYEIPAETALFVNAWAIGRDPAAWGATAEEFRPERFLGGGGAEGVDLRGNDYQLLPFGAGRRLCPGIGFAMPVLEIALSSLVRHFDWELPARARLDMSEAPGLTTPPLASLRLAPKCRGQQ; encoded by the exons ATGTCTCCGTACGCCGTCCTCGCCGCCGTGCTTCTCGCCTTCTGCTACGCCGTCTGGAaggctcgaggcggcggcggcagcagcaggctcccgccctcgccgccgtcgcgTCCGCTGCTCGGCCACCTGCACCTCCTGGGCCGGCTGCCGCACCGCTCCTTGCGCGACCTGCACGCTCGGTACGGCACCGATGGCGGCCTCCTGCTCTTGCAGCTCGGGCGCAGGCGGACGCTGGTGGTGTCCACGGCGGCCGCCGCGGCGGACCTGTACAAGAACCACGACCTCGCCTTCGCCTCCCGCGTGCCCAGCGCGCCGGTGGACAAGCTGACGTACGGCTCCATCAACGTCTCCTTCTCGCCCTACGGCGACGCCTGGCGCCGCAGCAAGAAGATGGCCGTCGTCCACCTCCTCTCCCCGCGCCGCGTCGACTCGTTCGCCTCCGTGCGCGCCGTTGAGGtggccgccctcgtcgccgggGCACGCCGCGCCGCGGAGGCGGGTGAGATCGTGGAGCTGAGGGAGCTCCTGTGCGCCTACAGCAACGCGGTGGTTACCCGCGCGACGACCGGCGCCGCAGGGGCCACGGCGGAGAAGCTAAAGCAGCTTTTGGGTAACTCCGCAGCGTTCATGTCGGGGCTCCAGGCAGAAGACGTGCTCCCCGGCGCGGCGGCGAAGGTTGTTAGGTGGGCGACGGGGCTCGAGAAGAGGCTCGACGCGGAGCTCGAACTGTGGGACAAATTCCTATCGGAGACAATCGCCGAGCACCTTGAGAAGAAGAAGTGCGACGGCAGCGCAGGGGAGGAGGACTTCCTGGACGTCCTGCTTCGGCTGAGGGAAGAAGGCACCGCCGGACTCGAGCTCACCGACGATCGCATCAAAAGCATCATCAAG GACATAATAGCCGCCGGAACAGACACATCGTCCCTCACGCTGGAATGGGCCATGGCGGAGCTGGTCGGGAACCCACAGGCAATGGCCAAGCTGCAGGACGAGGTAACCCGAGCCACCGAAGGCAAACCGACCATCGAGGAAGACGACCTGAGAAGGATGGAGTACCTCAAGGCGGTGCTGAAGGAGGTGCTCCGGCTCCACCCGGCGGCACCGCTCCTCGTCCCGCACCAATCGACCACGACGGCGGTCGTGCAGGGCTACGAGATCCCGGCCGAGACGGCGCTCTTCGTCAACGCCTGGGCGATCGGAAGGGACCCGGCGGCATGGGGAGCGACGGCGGAGGAGTTCCGGCCGGAGCGGttcctgggcggcggcggcgctgagggCGTGGACCTACGGGGGAACGACTACCAGCTCCTCCCGTTCGGCGCGGGTCGGCGGCTCTGCCCCGGCATCGGCTTCGCGATGCCGGTGCTGGAGATCGCGCTCTCCAGCCTCGTGCGCCACTTCGACTGGGAACTCCCCGCCAGGGCGCGTCTGGACATGAGTGAGGCGCCGGGGCTGACCACGCCGCCGCTGGCTTCGCTGCGACTCGCCCCCAAGTGCAGGGGGCAGCAGTAG